A DNA window from Bubalus bubalis isolate 160015118507 breed Murrah chromosome 22, NDDB_SH_1, whole genome shotgun sequence contains the following coding sequences:
- the VPS4B gene encoding vacuolar protein sorting-associated protein 4B, translating into MASTPTNLQKAIDLASKAAQEDKAGNYEEALQLYQHAVQYFLHVVKYEAQGDKAKQSIRAKCTEYLDRAEKLKEYLKKREKKPQKPVKEGQPAPADEKGNDSDGEGESDDPEKKKLQNQLQGAIVIERPNVKWSDVAGLEGAKEALKEAVILPIKFPHLFTGKRTPWRGILLFGPPGTGKSYLAKAVATEANNSTFFSISSSDLVSKWLGESEKLVKNLFQLARENKPSIIFIDEIDSLCGSRSENESEAARRIKTEFLVQMQGVGVDNDGILVLGATNIPWVLDSAIRRRFEKRIYIPLPEAHARAAMFKLHLGTTQNSLTEADFRDLGKKTEGYSGADISIIVRDALMQPVRKVQSATHFKKVRGPSRADPNNIVDDLLTPCSPGDPGAIEMTWMDVPGDKLLEPVVCMSDMLRSLSSTKPTVNEHDLLKLKKFTEDFGQEG; encoded by the exons AAAGCCATAGATCTTGCTAGCAAAGCAGCCCAGGAAGATAAAGCCGGAAACTACGAGGAAGCCCTTCAACTCTACCAACATGCTGTGCAGTATTTTCTCCACGTGGTTAAAT atgaagcacaaggtgaTAAAGCCAAGCAAAGTATCAGGGCAAAGTGTACAGAGTATCTTGACAGAGCGGAGAAGCTGAAGGAGTAcctgaagaagagagagaagaagccCCAGAAGCCAGTGAAGGAGGGGCAGCCGGCCCCCGCCGACGAGAAGGG GAATGACAGTGATGGGGAAGGAGAATCTGATGATCCCgaaaaaaagaaactgcagaaTCAACTTCAAG GTGCCATTGTTATAGAGCGACCCAATGTGAAGTGGAGCGATGTTGCTGGTCTGGAAGGAGCTAAAGAAGCTCTGAAAGAGGCCGTGATCTTGCCTATCAAATTTCCTCATCTCTTTACAG GCAAGAGAACACCTTGGAGGGGAATCCTGTTATTTGGGCCACCTGGAACAGGAAAATCCTATTTAGCCAAAGCTGTAGCCACAGAAGCAAATAACTCAACATTTTTCTCAATATCTTCCTCTGACCTTGTTTCTAAGTGgctaggtgaaagtgaaaa gctAGTTAAGAACTTATTCCAGCTTGCCAGAGAGAATAAACCTTCGATTATCTTCATTGATGAAATCGATTCTCTGTGTGGTTcaagaagtgaaaatgaaagtgaagctgcAAGAAGAATTAAGACAGAATTCCTAGTTCAGATGCAAG GGGTTGGCGTGGACAATGACGGAATTTTGGTTCTGGGAGCTACAAATATACCCTGGGTTCTGGATTCTGCCATTAGGCGAAG gTTTGAGAAACGAATTTACATTCCTTTGCCTGAGGCCCATGCCCGAGCGGCGATGTTTAAGCTGCATTTGGGCACCACTCAGAACAGCCTGACAGAAGCAGACTTCCGGGACCTTGGAAAGAAGACTGAGGGCTATTCAGGGGCAGACATAAGTATCATTGTACGGGACGCACTCATGCAGCCAGTTAGGAAAGTGCAGTCAGCTACCCATTTTAAAAAG GTTCGTGGACCTTCACGAGCTGATCCTAACAACATAGTAGATGACTTGCTCACGCCCTGCTCTCCAGGCGACCCTGGTGCCATTGAGATGACGTGGATGGATGTCCCTGGGGATAAACTTTTGGAGCCAGTTGTTTGCATG TCGGACATGTTACGGTCACTATCTAGCACAAAGCCCACGGTCAATGAACACGACTTGTTAAAACTAAAGAAGTTTACAGAAGATTTTGGCCAAGAAGGCTAG